In Fibrobacter sp. UWB10, a single window of DNA contains:
- a CDS encoding MraZ family transcriptional regulator, whose amino-acid sequence MNFTSFIGQAQTAIDGKGRSSFPREFRRQLGPTEGEQFVVTRGPAQTLRLYTLPEYEKFMADLDCRSDRRQADLVRRSLWPTVVELDGQNRILLPKVLLEYAGLKGEVLYVQASGKTLELWNPERYNAKYGLESEDAIAAFDAAFYGESLTEGDNGNK is encoded by the coding sequence ATGAACTTTACGTCTTTCATAGGTCAAGCCCAAACGGCTATCGATGGAAAGGGAAGGTCTTCCTTCCCCAGGGAATTCCGTCGTCAGCTCGGGCCAACCGAAGGGGAGCAATTCGTGGTCACGCGTGGCCCTGCTCAAACCCTGCGGTTGTATACCTTGCCTGAATACGAAAAGTTCATGGCGGACCTGGACTGCCGGTCCGACCGCCGTCAAGCTGACCTAGTTCGGAGAAGCCTTTGGCCCACGGTTGTGGAGCTGGATGGTCAGAACCGCATTTTACTTCCTAAGGTATTGCTGGAGTATGCTGGTCTTAAAGGAGAGGTCCTTTACGTACAAGCTAGCGGAAAAACTCTCGAACTATGGAATCCTGAACGCTATAATGCCAAGTATGGCTTAGAGTCTGAAGATGCTATTGCTGCATTCGATGCCGCGTTCTATGGTGAAAGCTTGACGGAGGGCGACAATGGCAATAAATAG
- the rsmH gene encoding 16S rRNA (cytosine(1402)-N(4))-methyltransferase RsmH: protein MAINSLRKNELRTNEVLNGRAMAAHSEAALAGVENGVFYHDPVMLAECLEGLNIKPNGTYSDCTLGGGGHSYAIANKLDENGTLHAFDRDEEAVAFATKRLAGVKPKFIVHPVRFGELKNEIAPNTLDGILYDLGISSHQVDASDRGFTFVGDNPLDLRMDRREGVSAQEWLKTVDADTLAAALRKNADMDRGFKLATRLIEMAASKGDQEILPSDVKAVVESVFPDKRREVNGLLARVFQAIRMEVNGELKEIEDSLRAAVDCLKVGGRLVVMSYHSVEDRCVKETAAEFEKACICPEHLPVCTCGGNHQRLKKVNRKPILPSNEEIAKNSRARSAKLRVYERV, encoded by the coding sequence ATGGCAATAAATAGCCTCCGCAAAAACGAATTACGTACAAATGAAGTTTTGAACGGCCGCGCCATGGCGGCTCATTCCGAAGCAGCCCTTGCTGGCGTTGAAAACGGTGTATTCTATCACGATCCGGTGATGCTTGCGGAATGTCTTGAAGGCTTGAACATCAAGCCGAATGGCACTTACAGCGATTGCACTTTGGGCGGTGGCGGACATTCTTACGCTATTGCGAACAAATTAGATGAAAACGGAACGCTTCACGCTTTTGACCGCGACGAAGAAGCCGTTGCCTTTGCCACCAAGCGCCTTGCCGGCGTGAAACCCAAGTTCATTGTGCATCCGGTTCGCTTTGGCGAACTGAAAAACGAAATTGCGCCGAATACTTTGGACGGCATTCTCTACGACTTGGGCATTAGCAGCCATCAGGTGGATGCTTCTGACCGCGGCTTTACTTTTGTGGGCGACAATCCGCTGGATTTGCGCATGGATCGCCGCGAAGGCGTTTCCGCTCAGGAATGGCTCAAGACAGTCGATGCCGATACGCTTGCTGCCGCACTCCGCAAGAATGCAGATATGGATCGCGGCTTTAAGCTTGCGACTCGTTTGATTGAAATGGCTGCCTCTAAGGGCGACCAAGAAATTTTGCCTTCTGACGTGAAGGCTGTGGTGGAATCGGTGTTCCCTGACAAGCGCCGCGAAGTGAATGGTCTTTTGGCTCGCGTGTTCCAGGCGATTCGCATGGAAGTGAACGGCGAACTTAAGGAAATCGAAGATAGCCTGCGCGCTGCGGTAGACTGCCTCAAGGTGGGTGGCCGCTTGGTGGTTATGAGCTACCATTCTGTGGAAGATCGCTGCGTCAAGGAAACAGCCGCTGAATTTGAAAAGGCCTGCATTTGCCCTGAACACTTGCCTGTGTGCACGTGCGGTGGTAATCACCAGCGCCTTAAAAAGGTGAATCGCAAGCCGATTCTGCCTTCTAACGAAGAAATTGCAAAGAACAGCAGAGCTCGCTCTGCAAAGCTTAGGGTGTACGAACGGGTATGA
- a CDS encoding penicillin-binding protein, with the protein MNIVNMDALSVAKMIVLGAIGVLAWQTFNIQVLNREVYQAETKSMVTRTKSIYAERGEILDRNGVVFAKNLRDTGKAEDYTRIFLQGKLASQIVGKVGYDGEGSMGMERMYDLRLRGNEGFRVGIKDAKEREILGRSENVAEAKPGKNLVLTIDRNMQEIVEKALKDGVNEFSAASASAVVVDPYTGEILAMASYPTFDPNSKKQGVGKMAKNDIVAMSFEPGSTFKVITAAAALENGSVPEDTVFANEGKCWSWSARAERICDTHIYGDMDMAEGMVQSSNIVFAKVADKVGAEKLYRMARNFGFGMKTSENLAGEEAGRLYMPYELTRDDRTLKTMGFGHAVSVTPIQMVMAYAAIANGGTLMEPMIVKEWRDSDGNLVEKKEPVKVRRVISERTAASIRKMLNRVVNSGTAKRVASKKIPDVIFGGKTGTAEKYNQETGKYDREHQVASFIGLAPVEDVRYVCMVLVDDPNADKLYGHTGGATAGPIFRRIMEGIYYHPKLSPASHDLAFVKGKSPCEGDYVGMLAQTAKSVAANKKCPVIFEGEGSRVLAVRRDLTDSIALVLKLGDVDASTMPDLKGLTLKDALEIAGNIRINVEYTGMGRVVSQTPKVGETLHKGQICKLTLKERG; encoded by the coding sequence ATGAATATTGTGAATATGGATGCCCTTTCGGTTGCGAAGATGATTGTGCTTGGCGCGATTGGCGTGCTAGCATGGCAGACCTTTAACATTCAGGTGCTGAACCGCGAAGTGTACCAGGCTGAAACCAAGAGCATGGTCACGCGTACCAAGAGCATTTATGCCGAACGCGGCGAAATTTTGGACCGTAACGGCGTGGTGTTTGCCAAGAACTTGCGCGATACCGGCAAGGCCGAAGACTACACCCGAATTTTCTTGCAGGGTAAGCTTGCTTCGCAGATTGTGGGCAAGGTCGGTTACGACGGCGAAGGCAGCATGGGCATGGAACGCATGTACGACTTGCGCCTGCGCGGTAACGAAGGATTCCGTGTGGGTATCAAGGATGCCAAGGAACGCGAAATTCTGGGCCGTTCTGAAAATGTGGCCGAAGCAAAGCCGGGTAAGAACCTTGTGCTGACGATTGACCGCAATATGCAGGAAATCGTGGAAAAGGCGCTCAAGGACGGCGTGAACGAATTCAGTGCAGCGAGTGCATCGGCTGTGGTGGTGGACCCGTATACGGGTGAAATTTTGGCGATGGCTAGTTACCCGACCTTTGACCCGAACTCTAAAAAGCAGGGTGTGGGCAAGATGGCCAAAAACGATATTGTGGCCATGTCTTTTGAACCGGGTTCCACGTTCAAGGTGATTACGGCTGCCGCAGCTCTTGAAAACGGTTCTGTTCCTGAAGATACTGTTTTTGCTAACGAAGGCAAATGCTGGAGTTGGAGCGCACGTGCTGAACGTATTTGCGATACGCACATTTATGGCGACATGGACATGGCCGAAGGCATGGTGCAGTCGTCGAACATTGTGTTTGCGAAGGTGGCTGACAAGGTGGGCGCCGAAAAGCTTTACCGCATGGCCCGCAACTTTGGCTTTGGCATGAAAACGTCTGAAAACCTGGCGGGTGAAGAAGCTGGCCGCTTGTACATGCCGTATGAACTTACAAGAGATGACCGTACCCTTAAAACGATGGGCTTTGGTCACGCAGTTTCTGTGACGCCGATTCAGATGGTGATGGCTTATGCCGCAATTGCAAACGGCGGCACTCTGATGGAACCGATGATTGTGAAGGAATGGCGCGATTCCGACGGAAACTTGGTCGAAAAGAAGGAACCGGTAAAGGTACGTCGCGTAATTTCGGAACGTACGGCAGCTTCGATCCGCAAGATGCTGAATCGCGTGGTGAACAGCGGTACGGCAAAGCGTGTTGCTAGCAAGAAGATTCCGGATGTGATTTTTGGCGGCAAGACGGGTACGGCTGAAAAGTATAACCAGGAAACCGGCAAGTATGACCGCGAACACCAGGTGGCTTCGTTTATTGGTCTTGCTCCGGTTGAAGATGTGCGCTATGTGTGCATGGTGCTGGTGGACGATCCGAACGCTGACAAACTTTACGGCCACACGGGTGGTGCTACGGCGGGCCCGATTTTCCGCCGCATTATGGAAGGCATTTATTACCACCCGAAGCTTTCGCCGGCATCGCATGACCTTGCCTTTGTGAAGGGTAAGTCGCCCTGCGAAGGCGATTATGTGGGCATGCTTGCTCAGACGGCAAAGTCGGTGGCCGCAAACAAAAAGTGCCCGGTGATTTTTGAAGGCGAAGGTTCTCGCGTGCTTGCGGTGCGCAGGGACTTGACCGATTCGATTGCACTTGTGCTCAAGCTAGGCGATGTCGATGCTTCGACCATGCCCGACTTGAAAGGACTTACGTTGAAAGATGCTCTTGAAATTGCCGGAAACATTCGCATAAATGTGGAATATACCGGAATGGGCCGCGTTGTGTCCCAGACGCCGAAAGTCGGGGAAACGCTCCATAAAGGGCAAATTTGCAAGCTTACGCTTAAGGAGAGAGGCTAA
- a CDS encoding UDP-N-acetylmuramoyl-L-alanyl-D-glutamate--2,6-diaminopimelate ligase has protein sequence MISETLMQKLNVQGLCDDSRRVKAKDLFFSMPGDKSDEFARNAVASGAVAVVSENVAPEGLTSKWIQVADVKAARLEAAKIFYKDPFAKLNAHAVTGTNGKTTSAFLMDAMLSAAGHKVALLGTIKNKIGETSVPATLTTPGLLDLYAFAAKAVEAGCTDLVMEASSHSLDQGRMAGVLYKSALFSNLTQDHLDYHKTMDAYFEAKKLLFTRYLADDGVAVINIDDAYGKKLYDSLAGIEADRRVAVSRLGVVGALVKPEGAVKNTEDGLKLLLPAISAEPFETPLCGDFNVDNVMLVLAWAKAIGLAESAMRKALAEVRVPGRFEKVWNKNGRHVIVDYAHTPDALERVLTTARSLCRGRLACVFGCGGDRDKTKRPIMGAIAERIADKAWLTSDNPRTENPTDIINDVRAGMKTDKFSVVEKRDEAIAKACAELKDGDWLVIAGKGHEDYQIVGKTKHHFDDREEAVKAMENV, from the coding sequence ATGATTTCTGAAACGTTGATGCAGAAATTGAATGTGCAGGGCCTGTGCGACGACTCCCGCCGCGTAAAGGCAAAAGATTTATTCTTTTCGATGCCGGGTGACAAGTCCGACGAATTTGCGAGAAACGCCGTGGCATCGGGTGCAGTCGCCGTAGTGAGCGAAAATGTTGCTCCCGAAGGACTGACATCTAAGTGGATACAAGTTGCCGACGTGAAGGCTGCACGCCTTGAAGCGGCGAAGATTTTCTATAAGGACCCGTTTGCAAAGCTTAACGCTCATGCTGTAACGGGTACGAATGGTAAGACAACAAGTGCGTTCCTGATGGATGCAATGCTTTCGGCTGCTGGCCACAAGGTTGCTCTCCTTGGAACCATTAAAAATAAAATTGGCGAAACTTCGGTGCCCGCTACACTAACGACGCCGGGGCTATTGGATCTGTATGCCTTTGCCGCAAAAGCAGTCGAGGCTGGTTGTACGGACTTGGTGATGGAAGCGTCTTCGCATTCCTTGGACCAGGGCCGTATGGCAGGTGTGCTTTACAAGAGTGCCTTGTTCAGCAACCTGACTCAAGACCACCTCGATTACCATAAGACGATGGATGCCTACTTTGAGGCAAAGAAGCTTTTGTTTACGCGTTACCTTGCTGATGATGGTGTTGCCGTTATCAATATTGACGATGCGTACGGAAAGAAACTATACGATTCCCTAGCCGGGATAGAAGCGGACCGGAGGGTGGCTGTCTCGCGTCTAGGGGTCGTTGGTGCTTTAGTGAAGCCCGAAGGTGCCGTGAAGAATACCGAAGACGGTCTCAAGTTGTTGTTGCCTGCCATTAGCGCAGAACCGTTTGAAACTCCGTTGTGCGGCGACTTTAACGTAGACAACGTGATGCTGGTACTTGCTTGGGCAAAGGCAATCGGCCTTGCCGAATCTGCCATGCGCAAGGCTTTGGCAGAAGTCCGCGTTCCGGGCCGCTTTGAAAAGGTCTGGAACAAGAATGGCCGCCACGTGATTGTGGACTATGCTCACACGCCTGACGCCCTTGAACGCGTCCTTACGACCGCTCGTAGCCTCTGCCGAGGCCGCCTCGCGTGCGTGTTCGGCTGCGGCGGTGACCGCGACAAGACCAAGCGCCCGATTATGGGTGCAATCGCCGAACGCATTGCGGACAAGGCCTGGCTCACCTCAGACAATCCGCGTACCGAAAATCCGACTGACATCATTAATGACGTGCGAGCTGGCATGAAGACGGACAAATTTAGTGTCGTCGAAAAGCGTGATGAAGCGATTGCCAAGGCTTGCGCAGAACTTAAGGACGGCGACTGGCTCGTGATTGCGGGCAAGGGCCACGAAGACTACCAGATTGTGGGTAAGACCAAGCATCATTTTGATGACCGCGAAGAAGCGGTGAAGGCAATGGAAAATGTATAA
- the murF gene encoding UDP-N-acetylmuramoyl-tripeptide--D-alanyl-D-alanine ligase encodes MYKLDLKIKELLEILETYSVGVDGRTKNRKVNLCMDSREPAKGVVFWPIKGARFDAHQFVAQMEKNGALMSVVNADAEGIENFKMYAPVDDTTKALLKLAKGYQKNFKVKKVAITGSNGKTTTKEMVKAVLSQKYNTHATAGNFNNHIGVPMTLFQLKHSHEAAVIEMGTSGPDEIRPLSMAVEPDVAVITNIGASHLERLKDLDGVFAEKKTIVAGLKKNGVLIVNADDPRLCKCRSNTSYKVITFGVKRGIIKPEKLEWSEDNCATFFVDRTKFTLNVPGIHNLYNALAAIAVGQQFRVPKAEIAKALANFRSTNMRMEIKNANGFKIVSDCYNANPSSTKMALQTIGNMKVNRRIAILGDMLELGAQTDALHLEMGAMVPEMNFDMLLTVGEKAKLYVKGAKSKGMKAAHHFASVQELIDTLTEIVAEGDVLLIKGSRGMHMEQVVDAMLKLTKVKA; translated from the coding sequence ATGTATAAACTGGATTTGAAAATCAAGGAACTCTTGGAAATCCTCGAAACCTACTCCGTAGGCGTTGATGGCCGTACCAAGAACCGAAAGGTGAATCTTTGCATGGATTCCCGCGAACCCGCCAAAGGTGTTGTGTTTTGGCCGATCAAGGGCGCCCGTTTTGACGCCCACCAGTTTGTAGCACAAATGGAAAAAAATGGAGCATTGATGAGTGTCGTGAACGCTGATGCCGAAGGCATTGAAAACTTCAAGATGTATGCGCCCGTCGACGATACGACGAAAGCGCTCCTCAAGCTCGCCAAGGGCTACCAGAAGAATTTCAAGGTAAAGAAGGTTGCCATTACGGGCAGCAACGGCAAGACAACCACCAAGGAAATGGTGAAGGCCGTTCTTTCGCAGAAGTACAATACGCACGCCACCGCTGGTAACTTCAATAACCACATTGGTGTGCCCATGACGTTGTTCCAGCTCAAGCACAGCCACGAAGCGGCCGTGATTGAAATGGGTACAAGTGGCCCGGATGAAATCCGCCCGCTTTCTATGGCGGTGGAACCCGATGTGGCCGTGATTACCAATATTGGCGCTTCTCACTTGGAACGCCTTAAGGATTTGGACGGCGTGTTTGCCGAAAAGAAGACGATTGTCGCTGGCCTCAAGAAGAATGGCGTGCTCATTGTGAATGCAGACGATCCGCGTCTTTGCAAGTGCCGTAGCAATACCAGCTACAAGGTGATTACCTTCGGCGTGAAGCGCGGCATCATCAAGCCTGAAAAGCTCGAATGGAGCGAAGACAACTGCGCCACCTTCTTTGTGGACCGCACCAAGTTTACGCTGAACGTGCCGGGCATTCATAACCTGTATAACGCTCTCGCCGCTATTGCCGTGGGCCAGCAGTTCAGAGTTCCGAAGGCTGAAATCGCAAAGGCTCTCGCAAACTTCCGTTCGACCAACATGCGCATGGAAATCAAGAATGCGAATGGCTTCAAGATTGTGTCGGACTGCTACAATGCAAACCCGTCTTCGACCAAGATGGCTTTGCAGACCATTGGCAACATGAAGGTGAACCGCCGCATTGCCATTTTGGGCGATATGCTGGAACTTGGCGCTCAGACCGACGCCCTGCATTTGGAAATGGGCGCCATGGTGCCTGAAATGAATTTTGACATGCTCCTGACTGTGGGCGAAAAGGCAAAGCTTTATGTGAAGGGCGCAAAGTCCAAGGGCATGAAGGCTGCTCACCACTTTGCATCTGTTCAGGAACTGATTGACACCCTCACCGAAATCGTGGCAGAAGGCGACGTGCTCTTGATTAAGGGTAGCCGCGGTATGCACATGGAACAGGTGGTCGATGCCATGCTTAAACTCACGAAGGTCAAAGCTTAA
- a CDS encoding putative peptidoglycan glycosyltransferase FtsW, producing MENTVANTGMNKLLLVVVLLLICLGVPIVYTASAHFAVSHGLPAEYYLQKHLMKAVLGLVLMLGLARFLDYGHWIWLGRIAFLVGVILTIAALVSGHGVKGANRWIMGIQPSEIMKLGMLICICGKLSQAGDNIKSVACTLVQPGIFFGITALLLILQPNYSMLLMLSVTVICVLLTAGVNYKYLAITIASAIPPGIIMLLKTGHSSKRLQAFTAAEGEMVASNWQGEHALLALGNGGFSGTGFGLGVQKLGYLPEVHKDVIYAVAGEEFGFMGTFFLLALYALLFAQGFKIARQSSTRFGKYLAVALTFSLFFNFLVHVCVCVGLFPTTGQPLPFISFGGTNLIYSCVAVGILLNISRPNTGKMIKEPYMSGASLESSAYRNYEYSRSGV from the coding sequence ATGGAAAACACAGTTGCAAATACCGGCATGAACAAGCTACTCTTGGTAGTAGTGTTGCTGCTGATTTGTTTGGGCGTGCCTATTGTCTATACGGCATCGGCCCATTTTGCTGTGTCCCATGGGCTCCCGGCAGAATACTACCTGCAAAAGCATTTGATGAAGGCTGTGCTTGGCTTGGTTTTGATGCTTGGTCTTGCTCGTTTCTTGGATTACGGTCATTGGATTTGGCTTGGACGCATTGCGTTCTTGGTGGGCGTGATTCTTACGATTGCAGCGCTTGTGTCGGGACACGGCGTCAAGGGTGCAAACCGCTGGATTATGGGTATTCAACCGTCTGAAATCATGAAACTTGGAATGCTCATTTGCATTTGCGGAAAGCTTTCTCAGGCGGGTGACAACATCAAGAGTGTTGCATGTACGCTTGTCCAGCCGGGAATCTTCTTTGGCATTACGGCGCTTTTGCTGATTTTGCAGCCGAACTACTCGATGCTTTTGATGCTTTCGGTGACGGTGATTTGCGTGTTGCTCACGGCAGGCGTGAATTACAAGTATTTGGCAATTACGATTGCCTCTGCGATTCCGCCGGGAATTATCATGTTGCTCAAAACTGGGCATTCCAGCAAGCGTCTCCAGGCGTTTACTGCTGCCGAAGGCGAAATGGTCGCTTCGAACTGGCAGGGTGAACATGCGTTGCTTGCTTTGGGTAACGGAGGGTTCTCTGGCACGGGATTCGGTCTTGGCGTGCAAAAATTGGGCTACTTGCCCGAAGTGCACAAAGACGTGATTTATGCGGTGGCAGGCGAAGAATTTGGATTCATGGGAACGTTCTTCTTGCTTGCTTTGTATGCGCTTCTTTTTGCGCAGGGTTTCAAGATTGCTCGTCAGTCTTCGACCCGTTTCGGAAAGTATTTGGCGGTGGCGCTTACGTTCTCGCTTTTCTTCAACTTTTTGGTTCACGTCTGCGTTTGCGTGGGACTTTTCCCCACGACGGGCCAACCTCTCCCGTTCATAAGCTTCGGCGGAACCAATTTAATTTACAGCTGTGTGGCAGTGGGTATTCTTTTGAACATTTCTAGACCCAATACAGGCAAAATGATCAAGGAACCGTATATGAGCGGCGCCTCGCTCGAAAGCAGTGCCTACAGAAACTATGAATATTCAAGGAGTGGCGTATGA
- the murG gene encoding undecaprenyldiphospho-muramoylpentapeptide beta-N-acetylglucosaminyltransferase: protein MKKFLFVCGGTGGHIFPAVAIANSLKKMGVTDITFAGRKDSMEERLVAKDWPYEYISAVPLHRGPFLKNLALPFNLSKALVRAKSVIKKVKPDVVVATGGYVSLPIVLAAGTAGIPVYLQEQNAVAGVANKVGARYAKTVFVTSEEAAKFFPVEKCMIFGNPVRELPVGDSLPRPAEFAPGKKAVFIVGGSQGAVGINNKIEESIQKIAARDDVSVVWQVGVKNVETISSRVGEVKNVAIRGFLDGIYSYMKHADLIISRAGASALAEILAFGKPSILLPFPHATANHQEHNARVVEHAGAALVELDAEENHLWEKVEQLLADEPRLNSMALAAKKLGMPDAADQIARVILSKEND, encoded by the coding sequence ATGAAAAAGTTCCTTTTCGTATGTGGCGGTACCGGTGGCCATATTTTCCCGGCCGTAGCCATTGCAAATAGTCTTAAGAAGATGGGCGTGACCGATATTACTTTTGCCGGCCGTAAAGATTCTATGGAAGAACGTTTGGTTGCAAAAGACTGGCCGTACGAATATATTTCTGCGGTTCCTCTGCATCGTGGTCCGTTCCTTAAGAACTTGGCGCTGCCCTTTAACCTTTCTAAGGCCCTTGTTCGTGCAAAGAGCGTGATTAAGAAAGTCAAGCCCGATGTCGTTGTGGCAACCGGTGGCTATGTTTCGCTTCCGATTGTGCTTGCCGCAGGCACTGCCGGCATTCCGGTTTATCTGCAGGAACAGAATGCTGTGGCCGGCGTTGCCAATAAGGTGGGCGCCCGCTACGCAAAGACCGTGTTTGTAACCTCCGAAGAAGCTGCCAAGTTCTTCCCGGTAGAAAAGTGCATGATTTTTGGCAACCCGGTTCGTGAATTGCCGGTGGGTGATTCCTTGCCGCGTCCGGCTGAATTTGCTCCGGGCAAAAAGGCTGTGTTTATTGTCGGTGGCTCTCAGGGCGCTGTGGGTATCAACAACAAGATTGAAGAAAGCATTCAGAAGATTGCCGCCCGCGACGATGTGTCTGTCGTTTGGCAGGTGGGCGTGAAGAATGTGGAAACGATTAGCTCTCGCGTGGGCGAAGTCAAGAATGTGGCGATTCGCGGTTTCTTGGATGGCATTTATTCTTACATGAAGCATGCCGACTTGATTATCAGCCGCGCCGGTGCTTCTGCCCTCGCTGAAATTTTGGCCTTCGGTAAGCCCTCGATTCTCTTGCCGTTCCCGCATGCTACTGCTAACCACCAGGAACACAATGCCCGCGTGGTGGAACATGCTGGTGCCGCCCTTGTGGAACTTGATGCCGAAGAAAATCACTTGTGGGAAAAGGTGGAACAGCTCTTGGCTGATGAACCCCGCCTGAATTCGATGGCTCTTGCTGCCAAAAAGCTTGGAATGCCCGATGCAGCCGACCAGATTGCTCGTGTTATCCTGTCTAAGGAGAATGATTAA
- the murC gene encoding UDP-N-acetylmuramate--L-alanine ligase has translation MQINDCKRVRKLHFVGIGGAGMSGIAEVLHDNGFVVSGSDTGESQVIDYLKGLGIKVFSKHEASNVEDTDLVVYSSAVPHDNPELVEARNRRIPVIRRAEMLGELMRMKYTLSIAGTHGKTTTTSIVGQIWEEAGLDPTIIVGGVVKGKGSGAKVGKGDYLIAESDEFDRSFLSMMPSSAIITNIDADHLDTYENIEDIKDAFVQFANKIPFYGQVIVCLDDPNVQQILARLKKPVITYGFTRQAKYRVDNLRFEKGYPIFEILNDGESLGEFKLQIPGRHNVLNATAAVALAIEEGISADIARKACAEFEGVKRRFEFIGEKNDVLVFDDYAHHPTEATATLLGFRDAFPDRRIVVAFQPHLFTRTRDQHDAFGGAFANCDVLLVTDIYASREKPIEGVTGALVSNSASDRGHRDSRFVGDQMNLLPILKKELQPGDVVVLMGAGNIWKLGERILKECL, from the coding sequence ATGCAGATTAATGATTGTAAGCGTGTCCGTAAGCTTCATTTTGTAGGTATCGGTGGCGCCGGAATGTCCGGCATTGCTGAAGTGCTCCACGATAACGGTTTCGTTGTGAGCGGCTCTGATACCGGTGAAAGCCAGGTGATTGATTACCTGAAGGGCCTTGGCATTAAGGTGTTTTCGAAGCACGAAGCATCGAATGTCGAAGATACGGACTTGGTGGTTTATTCTTCTGCAGTTCCGCACGACAATCCTGAACTTGTTGAAGCCCGCAACCGCCGTATTCCGGTGATTCGCCGCGCCGAAATGCTTGGCGAACTCATGCGTATGAAGTACACACTTTCGATCGCTGGTACTCACGGCAAGACGACCACGACTTCTATCGTGGGCCAGATTTGGGAAGAAGCTGGCCTTGACCCGACCATTATCGTGGGCGGTGTCGTTAAGGGTAAAGGCTCGGGCGCTAAGGTCGGTAAGGGTGACTACCTGATTGCCGAAAGTGATGAATTTGACCGCAGCTTCCTTTCGATGATGCCGTCTTCTGCAATCATCACCAACATTGACGCTGACCACTTGGATACTTACGAAAACATCGAAGACATCAAGGATGCCTTCGTGCAGTTTGCCAACAAGATTCCGTTCTACGGCCAGGTGATTGTTTGCCTCGACGATCCGAACGTGCAGCAGATTCTTGCTCGCTTGAAGAAGCCGGTGATTACTTACGGCTTTACTCGTCAGGCTAAGTACCGCGTGGATAACCTGCGTTTTGAAAAGGGCTATCCGATCTTTGAAATTTTGAACGATGGCGAAAGCTTGGGCGAATTTAAGCTCCAGATTCCGGGCCGTCACAACGTGCTGAATGCAACTGCCGCTGTTGCGCTCGCGATTGAAGAAGGCATCTCTGCCGATATCGCACGCAAGGCCTGCGCCGAATTCGAAGGCGTCAAGCGTCGCTTCGAATTCATCGGCGAAAAGAATGACGTCCTGGTCTTTGATGACTACGCTCACCATCCGACTGAAGCGACTGCCACCTTGCTTGGCTTCCGCGACGCCTTCCCGGATCGCCGTATTGTCGTGGCCTTCCAGCCGCACCTGTTTACGCGTACCCGCGACCAGCACGATGCCTTTGGCGGTGCGTTTGCGAACTGCGATGTGCTCTTGGTGACTGACATTTACGCTTCCCGTGAAAAGCCGATTGAAGGCGTGACGGGTGCGCTTGTGTCTAACAGCGCCTCTGACCGCGGCCACCGTGATTCCCGCTTTGTGGGCGACCAGATGAACTTGCTGCCGATTCTCAAGAAGGAATTGCAGCCGGGCGATGTGGTGGTGCTCATGGGCGCCGGAAACATCTGGAAGCTGGGCGAAAGAATTTTGAAGGAATGCCTGTAA
- a CDS encoding FtsQ-type POTRA domain-containing protein: protein MTGTKTTFLGRRIGTNERLRKQERVRKLKSGVSSVWHWFKRRGWIFTIILVVLAVLAIHNRFYLQHFNPLELRHLQYVEIEGNRMLSWEDVMQGAQVETGMLMSELNADSVEASLMQLPMILSAKVEKKFPSSLYIKLHETSPVLTVLSEGRATIYSEKGYPLPFSVATAMRLPVMDVTAMEHVKSVTQFLVEMRSYDAELYNRVSQVSWSSADDCMKVYFRDVGFTALFKDLKSNKDQFTLYKSLENGFAKDLLCAGEVDMRYSGFAYVRNYDKRCVNG from the coding sequence TTGACTGGAACTAAAACGACATTCTTGGGACGCCGCATAGGCACCAATGAACGATTGCGCAAACAGGAGCGCGTCCGCAAATTAAAGAGCGGCGTGTCTTCGGTATGGCATTGGTTCAAGCGTCGTGGCTGGATTTTCACCATTATCCTGGTGGTTCTTGCCGTTCTCGCCATTCACAATCGTTTTTACTTGCAGCATTTCAACCCGCTGGAACTGCGCCACTTGCAGTATGTGGAAATCGAAGGCAACCGCATGCTTTCTTGGGAAGACGTAATGCAGGGTGCCCAGGTCGAAACGGGAATGCTTATGTCGGAATTGAACGCCGATTCTGTCGAAGCGTCTCTCATGCAACTTCCGATGATTTTGTCGGCGAAGGTCGAAAAGAAATTCCCGTCGTCGCTGTACATCAAGCTGCACGAAACGTCGCCGGTGCTTACGGTGCTTTCGGAAGGTCGCGCAACGATTTATTCCGAAAAGGGCTATCCGCTTCCGTTCTCGGTGGCAACGGCAATGAGGCTCCCGGTAATGGATGTAACGGCAATGGAACATGTGAAATCGGTAACTCAGTTCTTGGTTGAAATGCGTAGTTACGATGCTGAACTTTATAATCGTGTGTCGCAGGTGAGCTGGTCTTCTGCAGACGATTGCATGAAGGTCTATTTCAGAGATGTCGGCTTTACCGCTCTCTTTAAGGACTTGAAATCGAACAAGGATCAGTTTACGCTGTATAAGTCGCTTGAAAACGGGTTTGCAAAGGATTTGCTTTGCGCAGGTGAAGTCGATATGCGCTATTCGGGCTTTGCCTATGTAAGAAATTATGATAAGAGGTGCGTCAATGGATGA